From a region of the Halolamina sp. CBA1230 genome:
- the rqcH gene encoding ribosome rescue protein RqcH, with protein sequence MEPKRELSSVDLAALSTELSRYEGAKLDKAYLYDEDMLRLKLRDFDRGRVELLIEVGENKQAHVADPERVPDAPGRPPEFAMMLRNRIESADLVSVSQYEFDRILVFEFERPDQNTTLVVELFGDGNVAVLDEHGEVVRSLETVRLKSRTVAPGSQYEFPQSRLNPLDVDYDTLEARMEQSDTDVVRTVATQLNLGGFWGEELCRRAGVEKAMDIADAGEAEYRAIHRELMDLADALRSGQFDPRVYVELDEDGEGTAADEDEDRPLTERGRVVDVSPVVLEERSDLHARAFDSFNAALSEYFYRLKEQAQREEEGGGRERPDFEAEIEKEKRIIEQQEEAIEGFEAEAQELRRKAEICYARYDLIDEVLSTIQRARERNTPWDEIEETLEAGAEQGIPAAEAVVDVDGAEGTVTVEVDDERITLDATTGVEKNADRLYQEAKRVEGKKEGAREAIEDTRERLEAVKQRREEWESEPETEPEPEEEQEDIDWLARQDIPVRQPEHWYEEFRWFHTSDGYLVIGGRNADQNEELVKKYLNKHDRFFHTQAHGGPVTILKASGPSEPSSPVDWPDSSLEEAAQFAVAYSSVWKDGHGAGDAYMVEPDQVSKTPESGEYLEKGGFAIRGDREYFRDLACRVKVGITCEDETRVIGGPPNAIEPKAETTITLEPGKFAQNDAAVKCYREFKSRFADESFVRKIASADRIQEFLPPGGSDLVDV encoded by the coding sequence ATGGAGCCGAAACGCGAACTGTCGAGCGTCGACCTCGCGGCGCTTTCGACCGAGCTCTCCCGGTACGAGGGAGCCAAGCTCGACAAGGCGTATCTCTACGACGAGGACATGCTCCGGCTCAAACTCCGGGATTTCGACCGCGGTCGGGTGGAGCTGCTGATCGAGGTGGGTGAGAACAAGCAGGCCCACGTCGCCGACCCCGAGCGCGTGCCCGACGCGCCCGGGCGTCCCCCGGAGTTCGCGATGATGCTGCGCAACCGCATCGAGAGCGCCGACCTCGTCTCCGTTTCCCAGTACGAGTTCGACCGCATTCTCGTGTTCGAGTTCGAGCGCCCCGACCAGAACACCACGCTCGTCGTCGAACTGTTCGGCGACGGCAACGTCGCCGTGCTGGACGAGCACGGCGAGGTCGTGCGCTCGCTGGAGACGGTGCGGCTCAAGTCCCGTACGGTCGCGCCGGGGAGCCAGTACGAGTTTCCCCAGTCCCGGCTCAACCCCCTCGACGTCGACTACGACACGCTCGAAGCCCGGATGGAGCAGTCAGACACCGACGTGGTGCGGACGGTCGCGACCCAGCTCAACCTCGGCGGGTTCTGGGGCGAGGAGCTCTGTCGCCGCGCGGGCGTCGAGAAGGCGATGGACATCGCCGACGCCGGCGAGGCGGAGTACCGCGCGATCCACCGCGAACTGATGGATCTCGCCGACGCGCTCCGGAGCGGGCAGTTCGACCCCCGGGTGTACGTCGAACTCGACGAGGACGGCGAGGGGACCGCCGCCGATGAGGACGAGGACCGCCCCCTGACCGAGCGCGGGCGCGTCGTCGACGTGAGTCCCGTCGTGCTGGAGGAGCGGTCCGACCTCCACGCTCGGGCGTTCGACTCGTTCAACGCCGCGCTCTCGGAGTACTTCTACCGGCTCAAAGAGCAGGCCCAGCGCGAGGAGGAGGGCGGCGGCCGCGAGCGGCCGGACTTCGAGGCCGAGATCGAGAAGGAGAAACGCATCATCGAACAGCAGGAGGAGGCGATCGAGGGGTTCGAGGCGGAGGCCCAAGAACTGCGCCGGAAAGCCGAGATCTGCTACGCGCGCTACGACCTGATCGACGAGGTGCTGTCGACGATCCAGCGGGCCCGCGAACGGAACACGCCGTGGGACGAGATCGAGGAAACTCTCGAGGCGGGCGCCGAGCAGGGGATCCCCGCCGCCGAGGCGGTCGTCGACGTCGACGGCGCCGAGGGGACAGTGACGGTCGAGGTGGATGACGAGCGCATCACCCTCGACGCGACCACGGGCGTCGAGAAGAACGCCGACCGCCTCTACCAGGAGGCCAAACGCGTCGAAGGGAAGAAGGAGGGCGCCCGCGAGGCGATCGAGGACACCCGCGAGCGCCTCGAGGCCGTCAAACAGCGCCGCGAGGAGTGGGAGAGCGAGCCCGAGACGGAGCCTGAACCGGAGGAGGAGCAGGAGGATATCGACTGGCTCGCCCGGCAGGACATCCCCGTGCGTCAGCCCGAACACTGGTACGAGGAGTTCCGGTGGTTCCACACCAGCGACGGCTACCTCGTGATCGGCGGCCGCAACGCCGACCAGAACGAGGAGCTGGTGAAGAAGTACCTCAACAAGCACGACCGCTTCTTCCACACGCAGGCCCACGGCGGCCCGGTGACGATCCTGAAAGCCAGCGGCCCCTCGGAGCCGTCCAGCCCCGTGGACTGGCCCGACTCCAGCCTGGAAGAGGCCGCGCAGTTCGCGGTCGCGTACTCCTCGGTCTGGAAGGACGGCCACGGCGCCGGCGACGCGTACATGGTGGAACCGGATCAGGTGAGCAAGACGCCCGAGTCCGGCGAGTACCTGGAGAAGGGTGGGTTCGCGATCCGGGGCGACCGGGAGTACTTCCGCGATCTGGCCTGTCGAGTGAAAGTCGGGATCACCTGCGAGGACGAGACCCGCGTGATCGGCGGCCCACCGAACGCGATCGAACCGAAGGCGGAGACCACGATCACGCTCGAACCCGGGAAGTTCGCGCAGAACGACGCCGCCGTGAAGTGCTACCGGGAGTTCAAATCGCGGTTCGCCGACGAGTCGTTCGTCCGCAAGATCGCCAGCGCCGACCGGATCCAGGAGTTCCTGCCGCCGGGCGGGAGCGACCTGGTGGACGTGTAA
- a CDS encoding 6-hydroxymethylpterin diphosphokinase MptE-like protein: MEFHVWEPVYERILAEFGFDRAADERARDRLASMVGPFDLDSLPAFEGKTVAVAGAGPTLDAEAEAAAAADRVIAASSAATTLRDAGVDVDLAVTDLDGTPERLAAASDEGLPVAVHAHGDNVDALERWVPAFADERLLPTTQAAPAGPVRNFGGVTDGDRAAFLADALGADRLTFVGWQFDDPDVSELKAKKLRWAARLLYWLETRRGERFAVLDERRDGLRLPAEDGR, translated from the coding sequence ATGGAGTTCCACGTCTGGGAGCCAGTGTACGAACGTATCCTCGCGGAGTTCGGCTTCGACCGCGCGGCCGACGAGCGCGCCCGCGACCGGCTGGCGTCGATGGTCGGCCCGTTCGATCTCGACTCCCTCCCCGCGTTCGAGGGGAAAACTGTCGCCGTCGCCGGTGCAGGCCCGACCCTCGACGCCGAGGCGGAAGCCGCCGCCGCAGCGGACCGCGTGATCGCCGCCTCCTCTGCGGCGACGACGCTCCGGGACGCCGGCGTCGATGTCGATCTCGCAGTGACGGATCTCGACGGGACCCCGGAACGCCTCGCGGCCGCGAGCGACGAGGGGCTCCCCGTCGCGGTCCATGCCCACGGCGACAACGTCGACGCGCTCGAGCGCTGGGTGCCGGCGTTCGCCGACGAGCGACTCCTACCGACGACGCAGGCTGCGCCCGCGGGCCCCGTCCGGAACTTCGGCGGGGTCACCGACGGCGACCGCGCGGCGTTTCTCGCTGACGCGCTGGGCGCCGACCGACTCACGTTCGTCGGCTGGCAGTTCGACGATCCGGACGTGAGCGAGCTGAAGGCGAAGAAACTGCGCTGGGCGGCACGACTGCTGTACTGGCTCGAAACACGGCGCGGGGAGCGGTTCGCGGTGCTCGACGAGCGGCGGGACGGACTGCGGCTGCCGGCAGAAGACGGACGGTAG
- a CDS encoding mRNA surveillance protein pelota → MRIVQRGHGAEGRDRVTLVPETVDDLWHLSHVLEPGDLVEGDTTRRIQRNDDQMRDTGGEREHLHVTLEVEDVEFARFANRLRVGGVIQHCSMEDQIGLHHTINVETHEELTIEKYLKPDQRDRIEEAAEATDAPDVAVVTVEEGEAYVHTVQQYGTDEYVSLTAPTGKGEYAQPRNRLFEELGSALQHVDAEAIIVAGPGFTKRDALDYLKEEYPEVAEKVATTVDTASAGDRGVHEVLKRGAVEDVQDQTRIARESELIDELTERISTGEKATYGVEETAEAAEFGAVETLLVVDERLRTERQDGGDWDRDANEIIETVEQKGGEVVVFSSEFQPGEQLSNLGGIAALLRYRIQ, encoded by the coding sequence ATGCGAATCGTCCAGCGCGGTCACGGCGCGGAGGGCCGTGACCGGGTGACCCTCGTCCCCGAGACTGTCGACGACCTCTGGCATCTCTCACACGTCCTCGAACCGGGCGACCTGGTCGAGGGCGACACCACTCGCCGGATCCAGCGCAACGACGACCAGATGCGCGACACCGGCGGCGAGCGCGAACACCTCCACGTCACCCTCGAAGTCGAGGACGTGGAGTTCGCCCGCTTCGCCAACCGCCTCCGGGTGGGTGGCGTGATCCAGCACTGCTCGATGGAGGACCAGATCGGCCTCCACCACACGATCAACGTCGAGACCCACGAGGAGCTCACGATCGAGAAGTACCTCAAGCCGGACCAGCGCGACCGGATCGAGGAGGCCGCGGAGGCCACCGACGCCCCGGACGTCGCGGTCGTCACCGTCGAGGAGGGCGAGGCGTACGTCCACACGGTCCAGCAGTACGGCACCGACGAGTACGTCTCGCTCACGGCCCCGACGGGGAAGGGGGAGTACGCCCAGCCGCGGAACCGCCTGTTCGAGGAACTCGGGTCGGCGCTCCAGCACGTCGACGCCGAGGCGATCATCGTCGCCGGCCCGGGGTTCACGAAGCGCGACGCGCTCGACTACCTGAAAGAGGAGTACCCCGAGGTGGCCGAGAAGGTCGCGACGACGGTCGACACCGCCTCGGCGGGCGATCGCGGCGTCCACGAGGTGCTCAAACGCGGCGCGGTCGAGGACGTGCAGGACCAGACACGGATCGCCCGCGAGAGCGAACTGATCGACGAGCTCACCGAGCGCATCTCGACCGGCGAGAAGGCGACCTACGGCGTCGAGGAGACCGCCGAGGCCGCGGAGTTCGGCGCGGTGGAGACGCTGCTGGTCGTCGACGAGCGACTGCGGACCGAGCGCCAGGACGGGGGCGACTGGGACCGGGACGCAAACGAGATCATCGAGACCGTCGAGCAGAAAGGCGGGGAGGTGGTGGTGTTCTCCTCGGAGTTCCAGCCCGGCGAGCAGCTGTCGAACCTGGGCGGGATCGCGGCGCTGCTGCGGTACCGGATTCAGTGA
- a CDS encoding penicillin acylase family protein translates to MDRETTRRALLSVVLGAGVGGMALPQARSYLRRFAPGSGSVWGAATGSAPDELSSPYGPATVRYDDYGVPHVEAESERAAYYATGYCHGADRYFQMDLYRRRMAGHLSEVVGTATVDSDAFHRQMDFEGAAEATWERAEGTETGDVVDAYVEGVNHAREAEPTPIEYGLLEFEPQPWTPTATLLVQKQISWGLTGSFRTLRRALARDRLGADATETLYPRIMDHETPILRGGEPAAAMDGPDATTPDPGMVSWLANFETDPGIGSNSWVVAGEHTASGDPIVANDPHLQLSVPPIWYEQHVVGPEFDSRGVAFPGVPFVVIGQNHAGAWGFTNAGADVIDFYAYDTVDGGDGYEYGDGVRQFDTRTETIEVAGGENVEIQVKRSVHGAVLSGYPDGDGFETADELGVAWTGLSATRTVEAVRELNLADGLDDAEAAIRKFDEPTQSFVYADRDGNTYYWVTGQIPIRTVDGEPARGTRIFDGSAMAGEWGEGYEPYGESSWAGFVPYEEKPGVRNPDYVATANQRITNDPERYLSEGYAPPFRGRRIYDRLDARAESEAPMDAAFHRDLQTDVVDARYDLFRPIVAEAVETGDTGGGDLDAPDAESLLDWDAEMRPDAAEPLLFDQWLRDFRERTFGGAFDDAGLPEGFPRPNFWVLETLPPDSEWFDGDRAAAAADAIAKSRERIDSEGWETYGDWNRVRFTHPFDQSFLNYEQRPTAGSPGTVRNFHSEASTGASWRMVATFDGDSRAVLPGGNSGDYFSQHYDDQLSMWADGEYKSMARTLPDGVDLAFEEGER, encoded by the coding sequence ATGGACAGAGAAACGACTCGCCGAGCCCTCCTCTCCGTCGTCCTCGGCGCGGGCGTCGGCGGGATGGCGCTTCCCCAGGCACGCTCCTACCTCCGGCGGTTCGCCCCCGGCTCCGGCAGCGTCTGGGGCGCCGCGACCGGCAGCGCCCCCGACGAACTCTCGAGCCCGTACGGGCCGGCCACGGTCCGCTACGACGACTACGGCGTTCCGCACGTCGAGGCTGAGAGCGAGCGCGCGGCCTACTACGCGACGGGCTACTGCCACGGCGCCGACCGCTACTTCCAGATGGATCTCTACCGCCGGCGGATGGCCGGCCACCTCTCCGAGGTCGTCGGGACGGCGACCGTCGACTCCGACGCGTTCCACCGGCAGATGGATTTCGAGGGGGCCGCCGAGGCGACCTGGGAGCGCGCCGAGGGGACCGAAACCGGCGACGTGGTCGATGCGTACGTCGAAGGGGTCAACCACGCCCGCGAGGCCGAACCGACGCCGATCGAGTACGGGCTGCTGGAGTTCGAGCCACAGCCCTGGACCCCGACGGCGACGCTGCTGGTCCAGAAACAGATCTCGTGGGGGCTGACCGGCTCGTTCCGCACGCTCCGGCGCGCGCTGGCGCGTGACCGCCTCGGCGCCGACGCGACCGAGACCCTCTACCCCCGGATCATGGACCACGAGACGCCGATCCTCCGCGGCGGCGAGCCGGCGGCGGCGATGGACGGCCCGGACGCGACGACGCCCGATCCCGGGATGGTCTCCTGGCTCGCGAACTTCGAGACCGACCCCGGGATCGGCTCGAACTCCTGGGTCGTCGCCGGCGAGCACACCGCCTCGGGGGACCCGATCGTCGCCAACGACCCGCATCTCCAGCTCTCGGTGCCGCCGATCTGGTACGAGCAGCACGTCGTCGGCCCCGAGTTCGACAGCCGCGGCGTGGCGTTCCCGGGGGTCCCGTTCGTCGTGATCGGGCAGAACCACGCCGGCGCGTGGGGGTTCACCAACGCCGGCGCGGACGTGATCGACTTCTACGCCTACGACACCGTCGACGGCGGCGACGGCTACGAGTACGGCGACGGCGTCCGGCAGTTCGACACGCGAACGGAGACGATCGAGGTCGCCGGCGGCGAGAACGTCGAGATTCAGGTGAAGCGGTCGGTCCACGGCGCCGTCCTGAGCGGCTACCCCGACGGCGACGGGTTCGAGACCGCCGACGAGCTCGGCGTCGCCTGGACCGGGCTGTCGGCCACTCGAACGGTCGAGGCAGTCCGCGAACTCAACCTCGCGGACGGCCTCGACGACGCCGAAGCGGCGATCCGGAAGTTCGACGAGCCGACACAGAGCTTCGTCTACGCCGACCGCGACGGGAACACCTACTACTGGGTCACCGGCCAGATCCCCATCCGCACGGTCGACGGCGAGCCGGCCCGGGGGACGCGGATCTTCGACGGCTCCGCGATGGCGGGCGAGTGGGGCGAGGGGTACGAACCGTACGGCGAGTCCTCGTGGGCGGGGTTCGTCCCCTACGAGGAGAAACCCGGCGTCCGCAACCCCGACTACGTCGCGACCGCGAACCAGCGGATCACCAACGACCCCGAACGGTACCTCTCGGAGGGGTACGCACCGCCGTTCCGCGGGCGACGGATCTACGACCGCCTCGACGCCCGCGCCGAAAGCGAGGCGCCGATGGACGCGGCGTTCCACCGCGACCTCCAGACCGACGTCGTCGACGCACGCTACGACCTGTTCCGGCCGATCGTCGCGGAAGCGGTCGAGACTGGCGACACGGGTGGGGGCGACCTCGACGCTCCCGACGCCGAATCGCTGCTCGATTGGGACGCCGAGATGCGGCCCGACGCCGCCGAACCGCTGTTGTTCGATCAGTGGCTCCGGGACTTCCGCGAGCGGACGTTCGGCGGCGCGTTCGACGACGCCGGCCTCCCAGAGGGGTTCCCGCGGCCGAACTTCTGGGTGCTCGAGACCCTCCCCCCGGACAGCGAGTGGTTCGACGGCGACCGAGCGGCAGCGGCGGCGGACGCGATAGCGAAGAGCCGCGAGCGAATCGACAGCGAGGGGTGGGAGACGTACGGTGACTGGAACCGCGTCCGGTTCACTCACCCGTTCGACCAGTCGTTCCTCAACTACGAACAGCGCCCCACCGCGGGCTCGCCCGGGACGGTCCGGAACTTCCACAGCGAGGCGTCGACGGGCGCGAGCTGGCGGATGGTCGCCACGTTCGACGGCGACTCGCGAGCGGTGCTCCCCGGCGGGAACTCGGGCGACTACTTCTCGCAACATTACGACGACCAGCTATCGATGTGGGCCGACGGCGAGTACAAGTCGATGGCGCGGACGCTGCCGGATGGCGTCGATCTGGCGTTCGAGGAGGGGGAGCGATGA
- a CDS encoding sulfatase, protein MQTVLITVDSLRADHLGQYGYDRDTMPVLDELLDGGTRFENAFANAPYTRISVPSLLTSEYLAYDDLERTPTIASRLEDEDITTAVIGTQTGIGLVDGDFNFGETIDLGRDSYHEEANTETSAMKRVQQELSSLAVSASDWLQAKGATGVNKRLRGIYRTFFGGMGFNHLGYTSAEKVTDRAIEWVNEHASEPFFLWLHYMEAHRPYGVHDENPAYLDRQLSEERIKQLMESAGTAPEQVAEEERQLLIDLYDSDARYCSRQLSRLFDSFRSAGLWDDANIVFTSDHGEEFREHGSFFHRNYPYDELTHVPLITRTPDQGTPDDVSEQRELLDVTPTVCDLHDISLEDATLCGRSLFDESERERLFALGQPIGEPSAVAVRTDRWKYVHSAETRQLYDLRSDPEERTNVASEHADVADELYNAIPERLLTRDVEAPRAPEDEVDREHLEALGYMEVRGDE, encoded by the coding sequence GTGCAAACAGTCCTTATAACCGTCGACTCACTTCGAGCGGACCATCTCGGACAGTACGGCTATGATCGGGATACGATGCCGGTGCTTGACGAACTTCTCGACGGGGGTACTCGGTTCGAAAACGCGTTCGCTAACGCACCCTACACCCGGATATCCGTTCCCTCCCTCCTCACTTCCGAGTATCTTGCCTACGACGACCTCGAGCGAACACCGACCATCGCGTCACGTCTCGAAGACGAGGATATCACTACAGCGGTTATCGGGACACAAACCGGTATCGGCCTCGTTGATGGCGACTTCAATTTCGGCGAGACCATCGACCTCGGGCGGGATTCCTACCACGAGGAAGCGAACACGGAAACATCCGCGATGAAACGCGTACAGCAGGAACTGAGCAGCCTGGCCGTCTCAGCTAGTGACTGGCTGCAGGCGAAAGGAGCGACGGGGGTGAACAAACGTCTCCGTGGGATCTATCGGACGTTCTTTGGTGGCATGGGGTTCAACCACCTTGGCTACACGAGCGCCGAGAAGGTCACGGATCGGGCTATCGAATGGGTGAACGAACACGCCTCCGAGCCGTTCTTCCTGTGGCTCCACTACATGGAAGCCCACCGTCCGTACGGTGTTCACGACGAGAACCCAGCGTATCTGGATCGACAGCTGTCCGAAGAGAGGATAAAACAGTTGATGGAGTCGGCCGGCACAGCCCCTGAGCAGGTGGCTGAGGAGGAACGGCAGCTACTGATAGATCTCTACGACTCGGACGCACGCTACTGCTCGCGGCAGCTATCGAGACTGTTCGATTCGTTTCGTTCGGCCGGTCTCTGGGACGACGCGAACATCGTCTTCACGAGCGATCACGGCGAAGAGTTCCGTGAACACGGGTCGTTCTTCCATCGGAACTACCCGTACGACGAGCTTACACACGTCCCCCTGATTACTCGAACACCCGATCAAGGAACACCCGATGACGTCTCCGAACAGCGTGAACTGCTCGACGTCACGCCGACAGTATGTGACCTCCACGACATCTCACTCGAAGACGCCACCCTCTGTGGCCGATCGCTGTTTGACGAGAGCGAACGGGAGAGACTGTTCGCGCTCGGACAGCCGATCGGTGAACCATCTGCCGTCGCCGTTCGCACCGACAGGTGGAAGTACGTCCACTCCGCGGAGACCCGCCAGCTGTACGACCTCCGGAGCGACCCCGAGGAACGGACGAACGTCGCATCAGAACACGCCGACGTCGCGGACGAACTCTACAACGCCATCCCGGAGCGCCTGCTCACGCGCGACGTCGAGGCACCGCGGGCACCGGAAGATGAGGTCGATCGGGAGCATCTCGAAGCGCTCGGCTATATGGAAGTACGCGGGGACGAGTAG
- a CDS encoding DUF6293 family protein, which translates to MGTHIVPVGFDYDRLIAPLIRDQFDVDRVVLLEGAVGSEANVEYSQNLAGKLEQDFRNLLGAETERVALSDVYDYDAAFERAYDLINAHLDSGSEVWVNISSMPRPVSFAFATAAHSITLERQEDRHRIHTYYTAPEKYLETEMAEELRDTRDLLAAVREGDGADDGEIADRLESIEGLLSEFDERGTTIGAKRIGDNHIVELPVAAFSNVEPFEEVILFTLGEHGEFESVSELAETLAADMGEEYTDSFRSKVIYNVDRLGPGGKAYVEQEEHGNSHRTSLSRIGELWVRAHADDEPAALS; encoded by the coding sequence ATGGGCACCCACATCGTCCCGGTCGGCTTCGACTACGACCGGCTGATCGCGCCGCTGATCCGCGACCAGTTCGACGTGGACCGGGTGGTGCTGCTCGAGGGCGCCGTCGGCAGCGAGGCCAACGTGGAGTACTCCCAGAACCTCGCGGGCAAGCTCGAACAGGATTTCCGGAACCTGCTGGGCGCCGAGACCGAACGCGTCGCGCTTTCGGACGTGTACGACTACGACGCCGCGTTCGAGCGGGCGTACGACCTGATCAACGCCCACCTCGACTCGGGCAGCGAGGTCTGGGTCAACATCTCCTCGATGCCCCGGCCCGTCAGCTTCGCCTTCGCCACCGCAGCCCACTCGATCACGCTCGAACGCCAGGAAGACCGCCACCGCATCCACACGTACTACACCGCCCCCGAGAAATACCTCGAGACCGAGATGGCCGAGGAGCTACGGGACACCCGCGACCTGCTCGCGGCGGTTCGCGAGGGCGACGGCGCGGACGACGGGGAGATCGCCGACCGGCTGGAGAGCATCGAGGGGCTGCTCTCGGAGTTCGACGAGCGGGGGACGACGATCGGTGCCAAGCGCATCGGCGACAACCACATCGTCGAACTCCCGGTGGCGGCCTTCTCCAACGTCGAGCCGTTCGAGGAGGTGATCCTGTTCACGCTGGGCGAACACGGCGAGTTCGAGAGCGTGAGCGAGCTCGCGGAGACGCTCGCCGCCGACATGGGCGAGGAGTACACCGACAGCTTCCGGTCGAAGGTGATCTACAACGTCGACCGGCTCGGCCCCGGCGGGAAAGCGTACGTCGAACAGGAGGAACACGGCAACTCCCACCGTACGTCGCTCTCCCGCATCGGCGAGCTCTGGGTGCGGGCCCACGCCGACGACGAGCCCGCGGCGCTCTCCTAG
- a CDS encoding S8 family serine peptidase, translating into MRIETAATLFVVVVVVSSVSFAAPVGSSSQQLVRGPPDDAFSIAPPTAPSSPSPDAERNGPDAGRDAPDTLSGFGAVHDVGVTGEDVRVGIVGSQFSPGNERISDAVAGTRTFVDRSPGWAVDSTHDTAVAEIVARTAPRAELYLAGIGLDGGPKDYERAISWLREREVDVVVDAGSYFPTTADGMARLNRAAAAAADNDTAFVTSAGNYGERHWSGTGNEGWLAFENDTRYNTLGEGEIAGRVSLRLYWQGDADYDLFLYRAEDGDDPLIAKSAVNTTGNDSHTEAIDTTVPAGRYYVAVRGGPNASDTPVELFASGHELGVSSDVGGMVAPATAEGVIAVGAVDAVTGEPRPYSSTGQGLDISAPDAVDTSAAGELYGSSAAAPLVAGTLTLMLAENESLSPAEAQRVFRETAVRDEGRLYLDAAGAVEAVSTTDEIDEDELDWYNGTD; encoded by the coding sequence ATGAGGATCGAGACGGCGGCGACGCTGTTCGTCGTCGTCGTCGTCGTCAGCAGCGTCTCCTTCGCCGCGCCTGTCGGATCGAGCAGCCAACAGCTCGTGCGTGGCCCGCCTGACGACGCGTTCTCGATCGCGCCGCCGACCGCCCCGTCGTCGCCCAGCCCGGACGCTGAGCGGAACGGCCCGGACGCGGGGCGGGACGCCCCGGACACGCTGTCGGGGTTCGGCGCGGTCCACGACGTCGGCGTCACGGGTGAGGACGTCCGTGTCGGGATCGTCGGCAGCCAGTTCTCCCCCGGCAACGAACGGATCAGCGACGCGGTCGCGGGCACCCGGACGTTCGTGGACAGGTCGCCCGGCTGGGCCGTCGACAGCACGCACGACACTGCCGTCGCCGAGATCGTGGCCCGGACCGCGCCGAGAGCGGAGCTGTACCTCGCGGGGATCGGCCTCGACGGCGGCCCGAAGGATTACGAACGCGCCATCTCGTGGCTGCGCGAGCGCGAGGTCGACGTGGTCGTCGACGCCGGGAGCTACTTCCCCACGACCGCCGACGGGATGGCACGGCTGAACCGCGCCGCCGCCGCCGCGGCCGACAACGACACCGCGTTCGTCACGTCGGCGGGCAACTACGGCGAGCGCCACTGGTCCGGCACCGGGAACGAGGGCTGGCTCGCGTTCGAGAACGACACCCGGTACAACACGCTCGGCGAGGGGGAGATCGCCGGTCGCGTCTCGCTCCGGCTCTACTGGCAGGGTGACGCCGACTACGACCTGTTCCTCTACCGCGCCGAGGACGGCGACGACCCGCTGATCGCCAAGTCGGCGGTGAACACCACCGGGAACGACAGCCACACCGAAGCGATCGACACCACCGTCCCCGCGGGACGGTACTACGTCGCCGTGCGCGGCGGCCCCAACGCCAGCGACACCCCCGTCGAGCTGTTCGCCTCCGGCCACGAGCTCGGTGTCAGCAGCGACGTCGGCGGGATGGTCGCGCCCGCGACCGCCGAGGGGGTGATCGCGGTCGGCGCCGTCGACGCGGTGACCGGCGAGCCGCGGCCGTACAGCTCCACCGGCCAGGGGCTCGACATCTCGGCGCCGGACGCCGTCGACACGAGCGCGGCGGGGGAGCTGTACGGCAGCTCCGCGGCGGCGCCGCTCGTGGCTGGCACGCTCACGCTGATGCTCGCGGAGAACGAGAGCCTCTCGCCCGCCGAAGCCCAGCGCGTGTTCCGGGAGACGGCGGTCCGGGACGAGGGGCGGCTCTACCTCGACGCCGCTGGCGCGGTCGAGGCGGTCTCGACGACCGACGAGATCGACGAGGACGAGCTCGACTGGTACAACGGGACCGACTAG
- a CDS encoding winged helix-turn-helix domain-containing protein, whose protein sequence is MSGLLPSESDAVTADGADDEGGTRLLWLDDEEVEPLIGSLSSETARSLLTALHEEPRTASELADAVDTSLQNVRHHLSNLQEADLVEVTETRYSVKGREMKVYAPVDDSLVVCVGNEAERAGLLESLRRYVGAAAAVIAGSLLVHWTVNVGGGGISGPAGPRVADSVGSSALFGTVPPAALFLAGGLVALAAVALQYSRTD, encoded by the coding sequence ATGTCCGGTCTGTTGCCGTCCGAATCCGACGCCGTCACCGCCGATGGGGCGGACGACGAGGGGGGCACCCGGCTGCTGTGGCTCGACGACGAGGAGGTCGAACCCCTGATCGGGTCGCTCTCCTCCGAGACCGCCAGGTCGCTGCTGACGGCGCTCCACGAGGAGCCCCGGACGGCCTCGGAGCTCGCCGACGCGGTCGACACGTCGCTCCAGAACGTCCGCCACCACCTCAGCAACCTCCAGGAGGCGGATCTGGTCGAGGTCACCGAGACGCGCTACTCCGTGAAGGGGCGCGAGATGAAGGTGTACGCGCCAGTCGACGACTCGCTCGTAGTCTGTGTGGGCAACGAGGCCGAGCGTGCTGGGCTGCTCGAGTCGCTCCGCCGGTACGTCGGCGCCGCGGCCGCGGTGATCGCGGGCAGCCTGCTGGTCCACTGGACGGTCAACGTCGGCGGCGGCGGGATCAGCGGCCCCGCTGGCCCGCGGGTCGCCGACTCGGTGGGTTCGAGCGCACTGTTCGGAACCGTGCCGCCGGCGGCGCTGTTCCTCGCCGGCGGGCTGGTCGCCCTCGCCGCGGTCGCCCTCCAGTACAGCCGAACGGACTGA